The Francisella salimarina genome has a segment encoding these proteins:
- the cgtA gene encoding Obg family GTPase CgtA codes for MRFVDEVVIKLQAGKGGNGCVSFRREKYVPRGGPDGGDGGHGGSIYLKADENVNTLIDYRYKREYYAENGRPGEGRNCYGKAGEDLYLVVPVGTSVFDAETNKKIGEVLNNGEIFKLVSGGKRGIGNTHFKSSTNQAPRKFTLGEEGEYKEVRLELNLLADIALLGLPNAGKSTLIRSVSEAAPKVADYPFTTMYPHLGVVKVGVDSFVMADIPGVIEGAAEGAGLGLRFLKHLTRARCVLHVVDICPFNESDPVENYFAVEKELKKYSEELYDKPRFLVINKIDLLADEVEERCQEFVKQIGYEGNYYTISAAMKKGTQELAKKLNEFLQKQE; via the coding sequence ATGAGATTTGTAGATGAAGTCGTTATTAAGCTTCAAGCCGGTAAGGGTGGTAATGGTTGTGTGAGCTTCCGTAGAGAAAAATATGTCCCTCGTGGTGGGCCAGATGGTGGTGATGGTGGTCATGGTGGTAGCATTTATCTCAAGGCAGATGAGAATGTGAATACTCTGATTGATTATCGTTACAAAAGAGAGTACTACGCTGAAAATGGACGTCCTGGCGAAGGTCGTAATTGCTATGGTAAAGCTGGAGAAGATTTATATCTTGTAGTGCCCGTTGGTACTAGCGTATTTGATGCTGAAACTAATAAAAAAATTGGCGAAGTTCTAAATAATGGTGAAATCTTCAAGCTAGTTTCTGGGGGTAAAAGAGGGATAGGTAATACGCACTTCAAGAGTAGTACAAATCAAGCTCCAAGAAAGTTCACCTTAGGAGAGGAAGGCGAATATAAAGAAGTTCGCCTAGAGTTAAATTTATTGGCAGATATTGCATTGCTAGGATTGCCAAATGCTGGAAAATCAACACTTATTCGTTCTGTATCTGAAGCTGCGCCAAAAGTTGCAGACTATCCATTTACAACAATGTATCCACACTTAGGAGTAGTCAAGGTTGGTGTAGATAGTTTTGTGATGGCGGATATCCCAGGAGTTATTGAGGGTGCCGCTGAAGGCGCTGGACTTGGTCTTAGATTTTTGAAGCACTTAACTCGAGCAAGATGCGTGTTGCATGTTGTAGATATTTGTCCATTTAACGAGTCTGATCCTGTAGAGAACTATTTTGCAGTTGAGAAAGAGCTTAAAAAATATAGTGAAGAACTATATGATAAGCCTAGATTTTTAGTTATTAATAAGATTGATTTGCTTGCTGATGAGGTAGAAGAAAGGTGCCAAGAATTTGTCAAACAGATAGGTTATGAAGGTAATTATTACACGATATCAGCAGCTATGAAAAAAGGAACACAAGAGTTAGCG
- a CDS encoding amino acid permease → MNSRSIGSVFLIIGTTIGAGMLSLPLIVASCGFTMAVILLILSWSVMYTTALKLLRVCAEYPLGVNFTTMMQARVSKGYLIFFSIIYLLLLYSLMSAYTTQGSSLVATLGGVGDSSKTSVAIAAIIFTLIFGALMFSYRVSDYANRLFVMLKFLFFAVAIVIMLFYINTSYLERAPLSFSAFIFAWPTLLPSFGFHNIIPVIYEYQKGDVKSLKKSILIGSLCVLVIYIIWILLALALIPQQGLHSYQILFSSGNNTPMGLASEIRQVSKSAFLEVGLNVFMHIAIITSFIGVGISLLHYIRDLFSRYNKQIGNIVLGLICFIPPLIFTVFYPRGFILALQYAAIFAVIIFVYTPSFLSRRADLKIYYSNIYVIAMGSIVILFQIFNLCFDINPFTGF, encoded by the coding sequence ATGAACTCCAGATCTATCGGCTCAGTTTTTTTGATAATAGGTACTACTATTGGAGCAGGAATGCTATCTTTGCCTTTGATAGTTGCTTCATGTGGCTTTACCATGGCTGTAATTCTCTTAATACTTTCTTGGAGTGTGATGTACACAACTGCTCTTAAGCTTTTGAGAGTTTGTGCCGAGTATCCGTTAGGGGTTAATTTCACAACAATGATGCAAGCTCGAGTGTCTAAGGGATATCTAATATTTTTTAGTATTATCTATTTGTTACTACTTTATTCACTTATGTCTGCATATACCACACAGGGCTCATCACTAGTTGCCACACTTGGAGGTGTTGGTGACTCTTCTAAGACATCAGTAGCGATAGCAGCCATTATTTTTACACTAATTTTTGGTGCATTAATGTTCAGCTACAGAGTCAGTGATTATGCTAATAGATTGTTTGTGATGCTTAAATTTCTGTTTTTTGCGGTTGCTATAGTGATTATGCTGTTTTATATCAATACAAGTTATTTGGAGAGAGCACCTCTTAGCTTTTCAGCATTTATCTTTGCGTGGCCGACATTATTACCATCTTTTGGTTTTCATAATATAATTCCAGTTATTTATGAGTATCAAAAAGGAGATGTTAAAAGTTTAAAAAAAAGCATACTTATCGGTAGCTTATGTGTTTTAGTCATATATATAATATGGATTCTTTTAGCTTTAGCCCTTATTCCTCAGCAAGGTTTACACAGCTATCAAATATTATTTAGCTCTGGTAATAATACACCTATGGGTCTTGCTTCAGAGATTAGACAAGTCTCAAAGTCTGCTTTCTTAGAGGTTGGATTAAATGTATTTATGCACATAGCAATTATTACGTCTTTTATTGGAGTAGGAATTTCTTTACTACATTATATTCGTGATTTATTCTCTCGTTATAATAAGCAGATTGGTAATATTGTATTAGGCTTAATCTGTTTTATACCGCCTTTAATATTTACAGTTTTTTATCCCAGAGGTTTTATACTCGCTTTACAGTATGCAGCAATATTTGCTGTGATAATATTCGTGTACACGCCTTCATTTTTAAGTAGAAGAGCAGACCTTAAAATATATTATTCAAATATTTATGTGATTGCGATGGGAAGCATTGTAATACTTTTTCAAATTTTTAATTTGTGTTTTGATATTAATCCATTTACTGGTTTCTAA
- a CDS encoding DUF6314 family protein — protein sequence MELFSKLLNIRHFKYESKSGQNSQTGWNGDGYGTVITQQKDNCIYFKEEGYFILDSSNKPINISNEYIWQKINSQRISLSHARFGYNNLVKLFDLIRIDDNLWQSEQAHVCVDDLYLAQLYNLESEISLVWKISGPKKDEIISYKYTS from the coding sequence ATGGAACTATTCTCTAAGCTACTTAATATACGGCACTTTAAGTATGAATCTAAGAGTGGCCAAAACTCTCAAACAGGCTGGAATGGAGATGGATATGGTACTGTCATAACTCAACAAAAAGATAATTGTATATACTTCAAAGAAGAAGGTTATTTTATACTTGATAGCTCAAACAAACCTATAAATATTTCTAACGAATATATCTGGCAAAAGATAAATTCACAGCGTATAAGCTTATCTCATGCTCGATTTGGTTATAACAATCTTGTCAAACTCTTTGATTTAATACGTATAGATGATAACTTATGGCAAAGTGAGCAGGCTCATGTATGTGTTGATGATTTATATTTAGCCCAACTTTACAATTTAGAGAGTGAGATTAGTCTAGTATGGAAAATATCTGGACCAAAAAAAGATGAAATCATAAGCTATAAGTATACTTCCTAA
- a CDS encoding response regulator transcription factor: MIKKILIVEDEPQIKKLLEKTFLVLGYDVESASTASIATSLLGQYHPDVVILDLGLPDQDGQDWLKAVRVSSDVPIIVVSARNDTEEVVKALENGANDYVKKPFDMPELIARVRRQLIAVIKKDLEIANVYSFDNLIVDLNDHKVILDNQEIHLSKKEFSILSYLVKHSGKLVMQNTLLHEVWGDCYGDGAQYLRVYIGQLRKKLSACKKQPLIITENAIGYRFIPAD; encoded by the coding sequence ATGATAAAAAAAATATTAATAGTTGAAGATGAGCCGCAAATTAAGAAGCTTTTAGAAAAAACTTTTTTGGTACTAGGGTATGATGTTGAGAGTGCATCAACAGCTTCAATAGCGACTAGCCTGCTAGGGCAATATCATCCTGATGTTGTTATTCTTGATCTTGGACTTCCTGATCAGGATGGTCAAGATTGGCTTAAAGCTGTAAGAGTTAGTAGTGACGTACCTATTATTGTAGTGTCAGCAAGAAATGATACAGAAGAGGTTGTCAAAGCTTTAGAAAATGGTGCAAATGATTACGTTAAAAAGCCTTTTGATATGCCTGAGCTGATTGCTCGAGTTAGAAGACAGTTGATTGCTGTTATTAAAAAAGATCTTGAAATAGCTAATGTATATAGCTTTGATAATCTCATAGTTGACTTAAATGATCATAAGGTTATTTTGGATAATCAAGAAATTCACTTATCAAAAAAAGAATTTTCGATTTTGAGCTATTTAGTTAAACATTCAGGTAAGTTGGTAATGCAGAATACTCTTTTACATGAGGTTTGGGGAGATTGCTATGGAGACGGGGCTCAGTATCTAAGAGTGTATATTGGACAGTTAAGGAAGAAGCTTTCTGCCTGTAAAAAGCAACCATTAATTATTACAGAGAATGCCATAGGTTATCGCTTTATACCAGCTGATTAG
- a CDS encoding ATP-binding protein: protein MDNQQKVDALLNLANKTQESKKGKLKIFLGYAPGVGKSYAMLNNARALQKDNKDVVVGLLVSHGRADTQALLEGLEVMPLKKVTYRGKVFEELDIDAIKARKPDIVIIDELPHSNLPTSRNKKRYIDIEELLDEGISVYTAINIQHIASLSYEVTQLTQANVNEIVPNDFIQSADELVVVDVSPEELIKRLKQGKVYKSDAINRALERYFQYTNLTILRDYTFRMAANHVGQDIQQYRKLYQNGSAIPTSPYVLVCCGYDEATPSLLRKGKLLATTLNARLIAIFVQKPNKVTKTRLNFAVIRRYKMLANSLGYNIEHILGDRISDTILEYAKSIGATDLVIAKSIRPKWKDRFFGSLVYDVVRNNNTGMQIHIVSINKKECKAEEPQPHNKANIKELVLDTIRSVSITAISGIFIFFSLNMAGLVSQTLCFLLVLAASAYRYGLIPSILSSLVGLFLYMYLYLEPNFVFHISSLAGIITFALFMAIVIFSSHVILRTKRAFNLLQERENNISVLYRFTKIFNEKSLDKDLRPIFLNALEEYFKCDFVFLSVSNGELESSAFPQHPNFNQKELAAAKWSFKYKDSCGKGTNTFAGLDWAVEPLVIESRVLGVIAVYLSSEEAVERIVTDSVILSSMLSHISHLLLKRNLERQEKKSLVLDEQRRLQKSMLSSVSHDLKTPLASIMGALSSVKSFRESFTQEQQDEMIDLALTESKRLDNYIDNIIQMLKVDSGKLSLSIRDVDSNDFLVEIEQVCKRVYSKQKFKFIVPRESFKIQLDPILFQQVILNLVDNAVKFTANFDKEVMVSLVRKGNEACLFEVKDQGIGLKETDMEKIFTIFHRIEKRDSYTHGNGLGLAICKGIVTAHNGKIRVYSDGEGKGSVFKVTLPLQSKLDNKKR, encoded by the coding sequence ATGGATAATCAGCAAAAAGTAGATGCACTACTAAATCTAGCAAATAAAACTCAAGAATCTAAGAAAGGTAAGCTAAAGATTTTTTTAGGTTATGCCCCTGGTGTTGGTAAAAGCTATGCGATGCTTAATAATGCTAGAGCTCTACAAAAAGATAATAAAGATGTGGTAGTTGGGCTTCTTGTTAGTCATGGTAGAGCTGATACGCAAGCGCTATTAGAGGGATTAGAGGTAATGCCACTTAAAAAAGTGACATATAGGGGTAAGGTGTTTGAAGAGCTTGATATAGATGCAATAAAAGCAAGAAAGCCAGATATAGTAATAATCGATGAATTACCACATTCAAATTTGCCGACATCGCGAAATAAAAAAAGATATATTGATATTGAAGAGCTTCTTGACGAAGGCATTTCTGTTTATACTGCGATAAATATTCAGCATATTGCTAGCTTATCTTATGAAGTTACTCAATTAACACAGGCTAATGTGAATGAAATTGTTCCTAATGATTTTATTCAGTCTGCAGATGAGCTTGTTGTTGTAGATGTTAGCCCAGAAGAGCTTATCAAGAGATTAAAACAAGGTAAAGTTTATAAAAGTGATGCAATAAATAGAGCGTTAGAAAGATATTTTCAGTATACGAACTTAACTATATTGAGAGACTATACATTTAGGATGGCAGCAAACCATGTTGGTCAAGATATTCAACAATATAGAAAGTTGTATCAAAATGGCAGTGCGATACCTACATCACCATACGTATTAGTTTGTTGTGGTTATGATGAAGCAACCCCTAGTTTACTGCGTAAAGGTAAACTTTTAGCTACAACATTAAATGCTCGATTAATAGCTATATTTGTCCAAAAACCAAATAAAGTTACAAAGACTAGATTAAATTTTGCCGTTATCAGACGCTATAAGATGTTAGCAAATAGTTTAGGTTATAATATTGAGCATATTCTTGGGGATAGGATTTCTGATACGATACTAGAATATGCAAAGTCTATAGGCGCTACTGATTTAGTTATAGCCAAGTCAATACGCCCTAAGTGGAAAGATAGGTTTTTTGGATCTCTTGTCTATGATGTTGTTCGTAATAACAATACGGGAATGCAAATCCATATTGTTTCAATAAACAAAAAAGAATGTAAGGCTGAAGAGCCACAGCCACATAATAAGGCAAACATAAAAGAGTTAGTTCTAGATACTATAAGGTCGGTCTCGATAACTGCAATATCGGGAATATTTATATTTTTTAGTTTGAATATGGCTGGACTAGTATCACAGACTCTCTGTTTCTTGTTAGTTCTTGCCGCTTCTGCATATAGGTATGGCTTGATACCATCTATATTATCCTCTCTAGTGGGACTGTTCTTATATATGTATTTATACCTGGAACCTAACTTTGTATTTCATATATCTAGCTTAGCGGGAATAATTACATTTGCTTTGTTTATGGCTATCGTTATCTTTTCTAGTCATGTGATTCTACGTACAAAAAGAGCATTCAATCTTCTCCAAGAGCGAGAAAATAATATTTCTGTATTATATCGATTTACAAAGATATTTAATGAGAAAAGTTTAGATAAAGATTTACGTCCAATATTTTTAAATGCTTTGGAAGAATATTTTAAGTGTGATTTTGTATTTTTAAGTGTTTCAAATGGTGAATTAGAATCTTCAGCATTTCCACAACATCCAAATTTTAACCAAAAAGAGCTAGCAGCAGCAAAGTGGAGTTTTAAGTATAAAGATAGTTGCGGTAAAGGGACTAATACTTTTGCGGGATTGGACTGGGCTGTTGAGCCACTAGTTATAGAGAGTAGAGTTCTCGGTGTAATAGCTGTTTATCTAAGCTCAGAAGAAGCTGTAGAGAGGATAGTCACAGATAGTGTAATTCTAAGTAGCATGCTATCTCATATATCGCACTTACTACTTAAAAGAAATCTTGAAAGGCAAGAGAAAAAGTCTCTAGTTCTAGATGAGCAGAGAAGACTACAAAAATCGATGCTATCTTCTGTTTCTCACGATTTAAAGACTCCTCTAGCATCTATAATGGGCGCCTTAAGTAGTGTTAAGTCATTTAGAGAATCTTTTACTCAAGAGCAACAAGATGAAATGATTGACTTAGCTTTGACAGAGTCTAAAAGATTAGATAACTATATAGATAATATAATCCAGATGTTAAAAGTCGACTCAGGAAAACTCTCTTTGAGTATAAGAGATGTTGATAGTAATGATTTCCTTGTAGAAATTGAACAGGTTTGTAAAAGAGTTTATAGCAAGCAGAAATTCAAATTTATAGTCCCACGTGAATCATTTAAAATACAGTTGGATCCTATCCTATTCCAGCAGGTTATTCTTAATTTGGTTGATAATGCGGTTAAATTTACAGCTAATTTTGATAAAGAAGTAATGGTTTCTCTTGTAAGAAAGGGTAACGAAGCTTGTCTTTTTGAAGTAAAAGATCAAGGTATTGGCTTGAAAGAGACTGATATGGAGAAGATATTTACAATTTTTCATAGAATTGAAAAAAGAGACAGCTATACCCATGGAAATGGTTTAGGTTTGGCTATATGTAAAGGGATTGTTACTGCACATAATGGTAAAATACGTGTTTATAGTGATGGCGAGGGTAAAGGAAGTGTTTTTAAAGTTACATTGCCTTTGCAATCAAAATTAGACAATAAGAAAAGATAG
- a CDS encoding potassium-transporting ATPase subunit C, with protein sequence MKNLFKSFMAMFFLTIVLGLVYPFFIMAIGYGVAHNQATGSQVYYNGNVVGSELIGQTMPDNLFQSRPSASGYNPLATGGTNYAVKNQTQLQDVKNRIKDLQAKYGVKPIPEDLVFASGSGVDPEISLQAALYQSAYIAQKNNLSIDQINKLIKENTKEHLFNVATVNVLPLNIALLQLIGKNSQGISSLI encoded by the coding sequence ATGAAAAACTTATTTAAATCTTTTATGGCGATGTTTTTCCTTACCATTGTGCTTGGTTTAGTTTATCCATTTTTTATAATGGCAATTGGATATGGTGTCGCACATAATCAAGCTACAGGATCACAAGTTTATTATAATGGTAATGTAGTTGGTTCAGAGTTGATTGGACAAACTATGCCAGATAATCTGTTCCAGTCTAGACCATCAGCATCAGGATATAATCCATTAGCTACGGGTGGTACTAATTATGCAGTTAAAAATCAGACACAGTTACAAGATGTTAAAAATAGAATTAAAGACTTACAAGCTAAGTATGGTGTTAAGCCTATTCCAGAAGATTTAGTTTTTGCATCTGGTAGTGGAGTTGATCCAGAGATAAGTCTGCAAGCTGCGCTATATCAATCAGCATATATAGCTCAAAAGAATAACCTCTCTATAGATCAGATTAATAAACTTATCAAAGAGAATACTAAGGAGCATCTATTTAATGTGGCTACTGTAAATGTTTTACCATTAAATATAGCTCTTTTACAACTGATAGGTAAAAATTCTCAAGGTATATCTAGTCTGATATAA